From the genome of Sporomusa sphaeroides DSM 2875:
AGTTATTCACAATTGTTGATATCTTTGTGGATAACTTATGTTAATCTCTCATATATTTTGTGGAAATATTTCATAACAACAGAAAGGAATGATTACTTACAATGAGCGCTGATACCGCTTATATGGCAAGCATATGGCAGCAGGCTCTGGTACATATGAAAAAAGCGTTTATCAAGCCGCTTTTTGAAACATGGATCAAATCAACCATGCCATTATCCATTAATGATAACGTTATTGAAATTGGCACTCCCAAGCAATTTGTCAAGGAATGGCTGGAAAGCCGTTACGTCCCTATCATTAAGGAAGCCTTAAAAGCTGCCGCCAACAAAGACTTTGAGATTGTTTTTATTAATATGGATATGGAGGAAGAAATAGACGAAACTGCCCTGCTGAACATTGATATAGAAGCACAAATCGATGTTCTGCAAGAAGAACAAATTAACCAGCAACAGCAGAAAGAAAACATTACCCCTTCAGACCAACTATCCCAACCGGCAGAAGATGTTGATATAGATAATGTAGATTATTTAAAATACCTTGACGACATCGGCGATATTCCTCAGGCCGCCGCCCTTGCTCCTTCACCGACTATCCTGGAGACCCCCTCCCGGCCAGCTGTACCAAAAACAAAACGTTTTGACCAGCAGCCAAACAGCAATATGCCGGCAACAGAAGATTTTAACCTAAATCCCAAATATGTATTTTCCACCTTTGTTATTGGCAATTCCAACCGGTTGGCCCACGCAGCTTCGCTGGCTGTTTCAGAGGCGCCGGCTCAGGTATATAATCCTTTTTTTATCTATGGCGGTGTAGGCCTTGGCAAAACACATCTGATGCATGCCATTGGTCACCGTATTAGGGAAAATAACCCCAATATTAAGGTTGTCTATATTTCCAGCGAAAAATTCACCAATGAGCTCATTAACTCGATTATTAGCGGCAATCCCGAGAGTTTCCGCCAGCGTTACCGCAATATCGATGTTCTCTTAGTGGATGATATCCAGTTTTTGTCGAAAAAAGAACATACCCAGGAAGAATTTTTCCATACCTTCAACACCTTGCATGAAGCCAATAAACAGATCATTATTTCCAGCGACCGGCCGCCGCGGGAAATTCAGACACTGGAAGACCGGCTGCGTTCCCGTTTTGAATGGGGGCTGATCACAGATATTCAGCCACCTGATCTGGAAACACGTATTGCCGTCCTCCGTAAAAAAGCCATGATAGAAAGCCTGAATGTCCCTAATGAAGTCATTGTCTATATTGCCAGCCGGATTGAAAATAACATCCGCGAACTGGAAGGCGCTCTTATCCGCGTAGTTGCCTATGCTTCTTTAAATAATCAGCCAATTGATATTGATTTAGCCACCGAAGCCTTAAAAGATATCTTTCCCAACGGCCGGCCAAAACAAATCACCACAGAGCTTATTCAAGATATTGTCGCCGGTCATTTTAAAATCAAGCTGGAAGATCTTTCAGCCAAAAAACGCACCCGCAATGTAACCTATCCCCGGCAAATTGCCATGTATTTATGCCGGGAACTAACCGAAACGTCATTGCCTAAGATCGGTGAAATCTTTGGCGGCCGTGATCATACCACAGTTATCCATGCCCATGATAAAATCAGCCGCGAAAGACAAATGGACGCCAAATTGAACAATACAATCAAGGATCTGGTTAAACGTATTGAATCATAGTGTATAAACCTGTTAATAACCTCTTATTAAAGATGTACACAAAATGTGTATAACTTTATTCAGGTGTTTTTGTGTTAATATGTTGATAACTGCCCTATCACTTATCGACATATTACTAACATCATAATTTCATATACTGCAAGCATTCGACATATTTATCAACATATCAACAGCGCCTACTACTATTACGGCTATTTATTACTATATGCATTAAATAATAATAATATTACAGCTTTAAATAAAAACTTTTTCTTATTTTCAATTGCAAGGAGGCTCCTCTAATGAAAATTACCTGTTCTAAAGACAGGCTGAATCACGCAGTGCAAACAGTCCAAAAAGCAGTTGCGGCTAAAGCTACGCTGCCGATTTTATCAGGCATCTATTTATCCGCGGAAAATAACAAATTAGAACTGCAGGCCACCGATTATGAACTTGGCATTTGCTGCACGATTGATGCACAGGTGGATATTCCCGGGAAGATAGTTATTTCTGGCAGATATTTTCAAGAATTAGTAAAAAGGCTCCC
Proteins encoded in this window:
- the dnaA gene encoding chromosomal replication initiator protein DnaA encodes the protein MASIWQQALVHMKKAFIKPLFETWIKSTMPLSINDNVIEIGTPKQFVKEWLESRYVPIIKEALKAAANKDFEIVFINMDMEEEIDETALLNIDIEAQIDVLQEEQINQQQQKENITPSDQLSQPAEDVDIDNVDYLKYLDDIGDIPQAAALAPSPTILETPSRPAVPKTKRFDQQPNSNMPATEDFNLNPKYVFSTFVIGNSNRLAHAASLAVSEAPAQVYNPFFIYGGVGLGKTHLMHAIGHRIRENNPNIKVVYISSEKFTNELINSIISGNPESFRQRYRNIDVLLVDDIQFLSKKEHTQEEFFHTFNTLHEANKQIIISSDRPPREIQTLEDRLRSRFEWGLITDIQPPDLETRIAVLRKKAMIESLNVPNEVIVYIASRIENNIRELEGALIRVVAYASLNNQPIDIDLATEALKDIFPNGRPKQITTELIQDIVAGHFKIKLEDLSAKKRTRNVTYPRQIAMYLCRELTETSLPKIGEIFGGRDHTTVIHAHDKISRERQMDAKLNNTIKDLVKRIES